Genomic segment of Mastomys coucha isolate ucsf_1 unplaced genomic scaffold, UCSF_Mcou_1 pScaffold5, whole genome shotgun sequence:
tctcgaaaaaccaaaaaaaaaaaaaaaaaaaaaaaaaaaaaaaaaaaaaaaaaggaggctcACAGTTTGAAAGAGACACAATCCGTCCTGGCAGGGAAGGGATGACATCAGGATACCTCTGATGCCCTCCCAACTCTGATGGAGAGACACAAGCCACATCCTTGAAGAGGATGTGGTAGGCTTGCTCCAGGGGCTACACCCATTGGAGAGAAAGGATCCTACCTACTTAGTGGGGGGTAGGGACAGACCAGAGGTAGGGCCCCCAAACAGCTTAACAAGGTTACAGGCTGGTACTGCAGGAAGGTCAAAGGGTTGGTGTTAGGTAGAAACCTTGACCTTTTGGAAGGCTCCGTCAAGAAGAACCAGTCTCCTGCGGATGCTCCCAAAGGCCAGAGTGAGAGGTCAGGGTGCCTTGTGGGGCCCAAGGCCCATCTCTACAGGGGATTCATAGCTGTTGCTCAGAAGGGCAGAAGTGGGTATCCTCTTAGCCAGGGAAATAGATCTGCTGCCCTTGTGAGGATCAAGATGGCTCATGAACTATCTGAAAAGCCTGGGAGAGACCAGAGGGCTCCTCTAATGAATTAGGATTTGGGAAGACATTTGTTAGCCAAACCTGAATTGAGAACAGCCTGGTTGCCGGGGAAGGCAGATAGtcagggaagaggaggcagagtgtGCATGAGGGTGAAATGAAGTTATTAAAATGAACCCACCCCCTGTGCAGGCAGCACCGTGTGCCAGAAAGGCCGGGCCCTCCAGCTGTCGGCAGCAGCTGGCTCTCCACAGGAGAAGAGGCGTGGGAGGGGCTGGTCAGAGTGCCCGAGCTCTGCTAGAGTTCAGTTTGCACacagaggtggggatgggggcgCCGCAcatgtttcttcctcttccagcaGACCCTACAGGTGCCCTGAGACAGTGTCTGGTGAGAGGCACGAGTGGGAGAACCCTCCAGATTCCAGCAGCCAAGGTTTttcttggtgggggtggggcattggGCGGGGCCAAGTCCAACTTCTAACTCTGATCAGTGGTAGGGAGGAAAGCTGTGTAGGGGCATGTGTGTTCTGAGTCTCCCCAGGAGAAATGGCTTTAGGGTGATTCAGGGCATAGATGAGAAGGGAGTGTGCCACTCCCCGCTCCCCTCACGCCCCCCCCACCATCTTGATTTCTAGGTCATTTCACATACAGAGGGGCTACAAccaggtgtgtctgtgtgctgcagTGTGTACCTGTGGACCATCTGGCCTCAGAGCTAGTGAGCAGAGAGCAAAGACCGGAAATGGTCGGGACATTGATCCTCACTCCGAGACTCTCCTCATTATGGCTACACTTCTGAAAGGGACCCTGGGGACCTAAATGTGGATCTTCAAAGAGGGCAGATCCAGGATGACCTCCAAAGGGGAGGGGGGCTGCAGCCTTCCCCTCATAGAGCCCCCCAATGTCAAGGAGCCTTACCTGGGCCTTTACCCATGCTGATGCTGTCTCCAGCTGGAGGAGAAgtggctagtctcaaactcttgTTTGTCCCCAAGCCACCTCAGTCTGTTCCTTCTCCCCCCCAAGAGGCAGATGGGAGTCCCagctggagagagcagagaggaatcTCTtcatcctctggagctggagctaagTTTGCTTAGAGGTCACCAGGCAGTTTTCAAAGGATGTTAGTGCGTCTCCCCAGGCCCGAGTCCCAGAGACATTCCTGCTGAGTTAGGTGGGACCCTGAAGGCTGTAGGAACACAAGGTGATTCTCAGGGGTGTGCATGCTGCGTGCtatagaggaagaaacagaaggaggCCACCGAGGACCGTGAACTTAATCAGGCCATACAGAAAAATAATGGCAGAGCTGAGGCACCTCTGGGCATCTACCACTGCCCCCTGCAGGGCCAGAGCTGGCAATTCAGGGAGGATCTGGGGAGGAAGATGTGAGTGAGCCTTGCCTCCCCTGCTGGCCTTCCCCACAAGCTGCCCCTTCAGGTGCCATGCCCAACCCCATAAATGTTTCTTTGGGCCTCCGACACTAGATCTGTTTGCCAGCCAGGAGTGTTAGAGAGGATAGCCCAAAATCCTCTGTGGGCCCCTTGCTCCCAAGAGATCTGCAGCTTTGGTCCCCATTTTGGAACATGCTAACCAGACAGGGGGCCCGTGATCCCTCTCCCCTAGATAACTTAGAGTAGAATACAGTATCCTGGGGAAGCTTTATTTCCTGCTCCAAGGACAAGACTCTGCACAGAGAAGTGACAGGGCATCTCACAAgacttcccacccctccccccacaccccacagaCAACACTAGGGCACAATTCCAGCAGGGCCACACAGTCTCCCGCACCTCCCTCTGCTCATAGCCCCACGGCCCAGCAAAGGAGGCCCTATCCCTATTCCAGAATGCCCCAGTCTGACACGAAGAGCTGGCTGGCTGTTGAGGGAGCATTCTCAGCAGGTGGTTAGGGCAGAGGACAAGCACACAGCACATGGGGCGGGCTTCTGCTTTGTGCCCCTCATGCTAACAGGACCTCATAGCCGTCCTGTCTCAGCTGAAGGACAAGGTGGTGTGTCATCAGCAAGAGGTGTTAgcaaaggtggagagagaggggattTTGGAAAGGAATGGCCCGGCTGGTGACAGGTAGTCATGACAGCAAACACCCAAGGGTGGGGATGAGGTTGCCACATCAGCCTCAGTGCGGGGGCGAGGGGGGCGGGAAGGGCTCAGGGCTGGCCACTGCCAGCCCCCATGGGGgaagccattgagctagtcatCCTACGTTGTCTATCTGGCCTACACAGTTGGACTCCCCTTTGCCGACTACTGCCCTCCTTCTGAAAGGCAAGGAGAGAGCCAAGGGTTAATGTCTTCTCTGTGGCTTGATCTGGGGTTGCCTGGCTTACCTGCCCAGGGGCCTCGGGGCCCAGCATCAGCTTTGGATAGGAGGGAAAGCCCTGTAAGGCTGCCCAGGGCCCGTTTCTCTTCCATAACAAGCACATTCTAACCTCAGGTTGGGCGCAGCACTGGGGGCCCTTCCCCAATGCCTGAGGCCTGACCCTGACCCACCcgacctctcttcctctccaccccGTCCCTTCCTGGGGTCCATCCCTTTCCCTGCCCAGTGTCCAGACAGCCAGCCTCCTGCACAGGCCTCTGCGGCCCATCTAGGTCACCCAGATGGGTAGTAGGGGGTATCACTGTGGTAGTTGTAATCTGGGCACACCTTCTGCACCAGTCGATAGTCCGTGCTATAGAAGGCGATATAGACGCAGACGACTTTGAAGGGTTGGGAGCAGCTCCAGGTGGCAGAGCTCTGAGCGTGGTCACGGGAACAGATCTTGGCTGGATCGTGGGTACAGAGCGAGGTCCGGCGGCCCCGTTCTACCTTCTCCCACTCCATCCGACAGTTGAAGATTTTGGATGCCTTGGCTTCGATGAAGATCTGCTGCTCCTGGTGAAACTCCACAGCTTTGCTGGGGGGTACAAGGCTGATGGAGATGTTACCCTGGCCCGTCGCGTTGTGGCGGAAGTGGACGCTGAAGGTCCCGTTTCCGTGGTCCACGATCTTCCCTGTGACCAGCAGGTTCAGGGCCACTGTCTTGATGTTGGAGTAGAAATCACCCCatccaaatatttttttcaccTTGGTCGAGGGTAGGGGACTTTGTTTGGGGCGGTTGGGGGGCTGCCCAAGGACACCCCAAACCTCTCCGGGTGGGGCTAGCAGCCCTAGGAGGGTGGAGTTGGCCAAGGGGCGGGACTTGGGTGAGATGTGACCTCGCTTGCGAGGTACCCTAGGCCGAGGCTGACCCTCATGGTCATCACGCTCAGGGTCCTCTGAGCCAGGGGGGCCATCGTCTTGACCGCAGATGACCTATGGAGGGATTTGGAAAGAGAATTAGAACTTTGTCCTCAGAGAACCTAGGAGACTTGAGATCTGGCAGACCACCCCATCACCGTCCACATGGTCTCTGTTCCTGTTTACCCAGGctaaggtgggggagggggagcaggtgcttgttcccttgtgtgtgtgtgtgtgggggggaggacAGGTGGGCATCCTGGCACTTTCATAATCCACCTTCATGTTTTGATGCTTCAGTCATCTCCATATCTCTTCTTTActgccctgcctcagcctgttgCTATTCAAAATCTGGAAGGGGTGGTCCGGAAGTCTCTCCTCTCCATGGATTAGGGTACTGGAGACTCACAACTGAACTCTCCAGATAGGCCCCAGGCCCATGGGAGGGCTTGACTTCTGACCTTGCAGAAGCACCCTCCAGTCTGAAGGGGATATAGAATGTCTTTCCCTCCCATTTATTCTTTCACTTTCGATCGcagccttcctctccttccagtccctcttcccactgcccctccccctctctccctctccttcatcTCTAAGTAGGTGGGGTCCctcctgggtaccaacccaccctgacacctcaagtcactgcaggtcTAGGTAcagcttctctcactgaggcaaaCCAAGACCACCCAGTTAGGAGGAGAATTTCTACCCTTGAAATGTACAAGACACCAGGCGAGCTTCACTTCTATCTCCCAGGGGTCCTTCACCTAGAGTTGGGAGTTGCAATTTATTTGGGGAGCCCCACCCCTACCTTGGAAGCTTCCTTCTgtcagcacatgcacacacacacacacacacacacacatacacacacacacctcttataccttttaagacatttttagtCTTCTGGCTGGGACACCATTCCTAGCCTAGTATAACTGCTGACTTTAGAGGGAAAGACAGCCGGCACACCATAAAATAAGAATCCAGAGCCCAGCCAGAGTCCTGGTCAGGTACCAGTTTGGTTCAGGTTTTGCTAAGGCTAAAAGACTAGGAGTGGATGCCACACCCAGGATGGCCAAGCTTGTAGGAGCAAAATCCTTCTCTGGGGAACACGTGATGACATGCCAAGATGGCACTTGCATGATGAGGCACCAGCTCTTGTGAGTCCCATTTCACAGGTGAGGACATCGGGCCTTGCAGGTTACATCACCACAAGACACAGGCCACGCGTGTCAGCCTTCCCATCATCAGACACAGTCCCACTCCACGACCTTTTGCAAAAGTCTTTTACCAAAGCACTGTTTCCACCTGGAATGCCCTGTCAAACTCTGCTGGGGCTTGTCTTGCCTACTCAGGCTCAGCTATGGTGACAGGCCACACCTTGGGGAGGCTTcttggaggagagaggaaagaaccaGTGGGGCTCAGCAGGGCAACAGGGAGGTTACCTGGTTCCCTAGGCTCAGTGGCCTCAATGTGTTTGCTCAGTTTCTGAAACTGAGTTCTTCCCAGTGTGTCTATGTCACCAGTGGGGGGACAGGAGCTCAGCCACAACATCTGGACTGATGATGACatgggtggggtggagggaatCCTGAGGAGCTTCGATGCGAGGCTCCAGAGGATTTAGTCCTTATGCCTCTTGCTCTGGCCTTGATGAGCAAACCAGTCCGGGAGTTAAGGCTGGTCCTGTCTTCCAAGTCCTCAGTGGTGGGTCAGGATAGCCAAGAAGGGAGGTTCAAGGCTGCCCACCTGTGTGTACTTGGCTCCAGGGTTCAACTGAATGGTTGAGACAGCcaatagctcagtagtaaagaggGCCACAGGAAAGGGCCAAGCAGGAAGACATCCTCCCCTCGAGAGTAGACAGGAGTGGAAGGGTTGCTGTCAATGGGAATTGTTTTGAGGAAGGGAGCCGTTCCAGTGGCGCTGAGACTGAGGCTTCTCCAGGACGGCATTGGGGTCGGGGCAGATGTGGGGCGGCGGGCACGGGTCGCGAGGGAGTTAAGCTCCGGGCTAGGGTCCGGGGTGGGGTTCCAAAGCATCCTGGGCCGCGGGGGAGCGGGGTCTGGGTGCTCAGCTCAGCTGCTCTGAGCGCCTGGGGCGGGAGCCGCCTGCCCAGGTCCTGTGGGGCTCGGGCTGCTCGCAGCCGGGAGAGGCGAGGAAAACAACAGGCGAGGAGGGAGGGAGCGGGAGGGACGGCGGGAGGCAGGGACGCGGGGGCCGCCCCCAGTCCGCCCGGGTTTGGCGCGCCAGGGCCCACAGTTCGAGATTCTCTGGGCcccagaggtcagagaagaataCCGTGTCCCCTGACGGGGCAGGTCACCTGCCCCACCCCCGTTTCTCGCGTCCTGGGATGCTGCTACGAGAGGTCGGGTAATCCTTGGCTACTCAGCTTGGGGGGCCTTTTCCCTAGTGTCACTCGCACCTCCCGCCATCAGCCGTGGAGTGGGTGGGCCAGCCGAGCACCCTCCTCCCCGCCCCTATTAACCCTTCCAGTCCGGCCTCTGGCCTCGGACCCGCCCTCTCCCCCAGCCTCCAGCGTTCACCGCATCCCCGGGATgccggggtggggggagggagaaagttTCAGGGCTCCGCAGCTTCCCGCGCTCTCCCCATCCCCTGGCCCCCGCCCTGCGCCGCTCCCCGCGGACCACTCACCAGATAGAGACTGCCCTGCACTAGGAACACGAAGCAGCAGCGGGTCAGTTGCATCTTCCTCCTTTGCTCTCACCCGTCTCTCTTCTCCTTTGGGGTCCCAGGCCCCCTCCGTCCGGGACTAGTCCTTCAGGCGCGCTGTCCCATGCTCCAGTCCCCGGTGGCTCGCGGCCCTCCCCTCAGCCAGTTGCTGGGACCGACCCCGCCCCCTTCGGTCCAGCTGTGCAGCCGCCGCCCCCTCCCCGAGTCCAGCTGCGCGCCGCGCGCTCCCTTCTCCTGGTCCCAGATGTGCGCCCGGAGCGTCTCGAAGGGGCTCCGGCTGAGCGGTGGCTCCGCCGCTCCAGACAGGCGCTCGGCGCCCCGCTCTCTTCCAGAGGCTCGGCTCTCACCCAGATGTGCTGGGGACCTGCGCGCGCGCCCGTCCCCGGTGCTAATTCCCCAGACCAGACGGCCCCTCCCGCCCCGTCGCGGCGCGCCCCCTGGCGGACGCCCCGGGCCACGCCGAGCCGCGGCCGCCCGCTCCCCGCGCTGCGCCCCGCCAGACTGGAGCGCTCCTGGCGCCCAGGCGCCTCCCGCTTCCTCGTCCCTCCCActggcggcggcagcggcggcggcggcggcaggtACGGTGAGCCCAGTCGGTACCTCCGGAGTTAACTCCTCCCCTGCCGGCCAGCAGCCTGGGGACCTGGGACGCCCACTTTCCAGCGTAGGGgacaggaggagggtggaggagcTCTGGGAGAGGAGGCGAGAGGCTAGAAGACCGAGGATGGGGACACCAGCTTTTCCGCCCTTCTGGCAGCGCGCCTTCTTTTCGGTAGCGGGCACCCGGATTTCTGTCGCTCTACCTACCTCCACCCCAGGAGTCCTGGAATTTGGAAAGACAATTCTACCCAAACCCATTTT
This window contains:
- the Nxph3 gene encoding neurexophilin-3, yielding MQLTRCCFVFLVQGSLYLVICGQDDGPPGSEDPERDDHEGQPRPRVPRKRGHISPKSRPLANSTLLGLLAPPGEVWGVLGQPPNRPKQSPLPSTKVKKIFGWGDFYSNIKTVALNLLVTGKIVDHGNGTFSVHFRHNATGQGNISISLVPPSKAVEFHQEQQIFIEAKASKIFNCRMEWEKVERGRRTSLCTHDPAKICSRDHAQSSATWSCSQPFKVVCVYIAFYSTDYRLVQKVCPDYNYHSDTPYYPSG